A region from the Brassica napus cultivar Da-Ae chromosome C8, Da-Ae, whole genome shotgun sequence genome encodes:
- the LOC106412704 gene encoding uncharacterized protein LOC106412704, with translation MSVEELRSMTKFRCSEGVKEALITIPSKEDIKGIFFSMPKSKAPGPDVFPVEFFWETWSVVGNDLIQAVKEFFQGGRMLKGFNEIAISLIPKVVGAEKLNLFRPISLCSTIYKVIARAMEKKLQLVVEDIVQRNQFIGWFKECTTTPTYSVIVNGEMNGHFQGKKGLRQGDPISSLLFVMAMDVLSKMLVLRSFFMMSGVGSENGNQARVLTHLILGSPAVFKENEEERLSTTPQRSDSWIWKSLCNLRHIARPIIICEVGNGNLARFWHNNWTSHGPLIDLTGPRGPGVTGLHVDAVVAEALRDGNW, from the exons ATGTCAGTGGAAGAGCTCAGGAGTATGACGAAATTTCGGTGCTCGGAAGGGGTTAAGGAGGCACTGATCACGATTCCCTCCAAGGAAGATATTAAAGGTATCTTTTTCTCTATGCCGAAGAGTAAAGCTCCAGGGCCAGATGTGTTTCCTGTGGAGTTTTTTTGGGAGACTTGGAGCGTAGTGGGGAATGATTTGATTCAGGCAGTGAAGGAGTTCTTTCAAGGTGGTAGGATGCTGAAAGGGTTCAATGAGATAGCCATATCGCTCATTCCGAAGGTAGTGGGGGCAGAGAAGCTAAATCTGTTTAGACCTATCTCTCTCTGCTCTACTATCTATAAGGTAATAGCGAGGGCAATGGAGAAAAAGCTCCAGCTAGTGGTTGAGGATATAGTTCAAAGGAACCAG TTCATTGGTTGGTTCAAGGAATGTACTACAACCCCAACATACTCTGTGATCGTTAATGGTGAGATGAATGGTCACTTTCAAGGGAAGAAAGGGTTGAGGCAAGGAGATCCAATATCATCACTTTTGTTTGTAATGGCCATGGACGTGCTCTCCAAGATGCTAG TTCTGAGGAGTTTCTTTATG ATGTCAGGAGTTGGCAGCGAGAATGGGAATCAAGCAAGGGTCCTTACCCATTTGATACTTGGGAGTCCCGCTGTCttcaaagaaaatgaagaagagcGTCTTTCAACCACT CCGCAGAGATCTGACAGTTGGATTTGGAAGAGTCTCTGTAACTTGAGGCATATTGCTCGACCTATAATAATATGCGAAGTAGGCAATGGAAATTTAGCTCGTTTCTGGCACAACAACTGGACATCTCATGGCCCCTTGATTGACTTAACGGGACCTAGAGGGCCAGGAGTCACTGGTCTTCATGTGGATGCGGTTGTTGCGGAAGCGTTGCGTGACGGGAATTGGTGA
- the LOC106412705 gene encoding uncharacterized protein LOC106412705, with product MIRDSLPDANPICSSEVDDIYMWKPGNRVASISFSTADTWEALHPQGEPVFRHRQVLFQGRIPKHAFITWVIARNRLGTRDRMKSWGLQVPPTCILCNKAAETRKHPFFDCSYSSEVWVFFCSRLSINPPVLFEDGLRWLRNPSPEEFVKLIVKLVYQAALYSIWKERNARIHNQISRPAQAVILEMKQTVQARLDPLSRAHNSRRTDITLLGTWFSFF from the coding sequence ATGATTCGTGATAGTCTACCAGATGCAAATCCTATTTGCTCATCTGAAGTGGACGATATATACATGTGGAAGCCAGGGAACAGAGTTGCATCAATCTCTTTCTCCACTGCGGATACTTGGGAGGCTTTACATCCGCAAGGAGAGCCAGTTTTCAGGCATAGGCAGGTTTTGTTTCAAGGGAGGATTCCGAAACACGCCTTTATAACCTGGGTGATTGCTCGAAACAGATTGGGGACACGAGATAGAATGAAGAGTTGGGGATTGCAGGTGCCACCAACGTGCATTTTATGCAACAAGGCGGCTGAGACAAGAAAACACCCTTTCTTCGACTGTAGCTACAGCTCGGAGGTATGGGTGTTCTTTTGCTCTAGGTTGAGTATAAACCCTCCTGTTCTGTTCGAAGATGGGCTAAGATGGTTAAGGAATCCTTCCCCTGAAGAGTTTGTGAAGTTGATAGTAAAgcttgtgtatcaagccgctcTATACAGTATTTGGAAGGAGAGAAATGCTCGGATTCATAATCAGATTTCTCGTCCGGCTCAGGCTGTGATTCTTGAGATGAAGCAAACAGTACAAGCGAGACTAGACCCGCTGTCAAGAGCTCATAATTCTAGAAGGACTGACATCACCTTGCTTGGTACTTGGTTCAGTTTTTTCTAG